In one window of Pseudodesulfovibrio sp. S3 DNA:
- a CDS encoding AAA family ATPase — MVKKNSTFEVPLDKLKWTPGPKQLSIKTTDDLEAQTDIIGQGRGVEAFRFGMGMLKKGYNIFVTGEPGIGRLSTVKKLLAEMGDKTETPCDLCYVNNFKHPEAPIMLRFEPGQGAYFKKAMQDFLDFVKREAPQLFESEEYIARKNQIAEAHEKKVMNFYKAIEEQVKDTGLVVVRMQMGPIQRPDVVPLVDGEPRRMIELEELVEKGRFPREEYEQLRDKRLELKEEIDHIVQELKNIQKEVGEKHQEVDRLMFLALAQDFIKPVRETYPDEKVSKYLDSVLENMVDELDSIKALGGQGQPGPIPGMMMPGPSPEIVFRPYQVNLLVDNSETQGPPVIVESYPTYRNLFGSIERIMNHNGGWHTDYTKITAGSFIKANGGYLVINLMDAIMEPGVWQTLKRALKTEKIEIETFDPYYFISSTGLKPEPIDMAVKVVVLGSPYLYAILKNYDEDVSKIFKVRADYASSMDLNDDSVHQVARLIKTVVDRDKLKPFDVGGVATVMEEAVRWAGRQEKISTAFPAMGDLLSEADYYAGLAKSAIVTGKHVKAAIEAKVYRANQVEERIQEMIDRGSLFVDTDGEAVGQVNGLAVYSLGDYMFGKPTRITAVTSIGKDGIINIEREADMSGPSHNKGMLILSGFLRSRFAQDKPMSLAASIAFEQSYGGIDGDSASSTELYALLSSLSEVPIRQYIAVTGSVNQYGEVQPIGGVNQKIEGFYLCCKNAGLNGKQGVMIPHPNVKDLMLRDEVVEAVKAGKFHVWSVRTIDEGIEILTGVKAGSRKKSGSYPANTINRLVDDKLKLLADRLAVFGKDAKEEKTSARKRAVKRKPAGK; from the coding sequence ATGGTAAAGAAGAACAGTACATTCGAAGTGCCTCTCGACAAGCTGAAGTGGACACCGGGACCGAAGCAGCTTTCCATCAAGACCACTGACGATCTTGAAGCGCAGACAGACATTATCGGTCAGGGCAGGGGGGTTGAAGCCTTCCGGTTCGGCATGGGGATGCTCAAAAAGGGGTACAATATATTTGTCACAGGTGAACCCGGCATTGGGCGTTTGTCTACCGTGAAAAAGCTCCTTGCAGAAATGGGCGACAAGACGGAGACGCCTTGTGATTTGTGTTATGTTAATAATTTCAAGCACCCGGAAGCACCGATTATGCTCAGGTTCGAGCCCGGTCAGGGGGCGTATTTCAAGAAGGCCATGCAGGATTTTCTTGATTTCGTGAAACGTGAAGCCCCGCAGCTTTTTGAGAGCGAGGAATACATTGCCCGCAAGAATCAGATAGCTGAAGCGCATGAAAAAAAGGTCATGAATTTTTATAAGGCCATTGAGGAGCAGGTGAAGGATACCGGTTTGGTGGTTGTGCGCATGCAGATGGGTCCCATCCAGCGCCCGGATGTGGTCCCCCTGGTCGATGGTGAGCCTCGTCGCATGATCGAGCTGGAGGAGTTGGTGGAAAAGGGGCGGTTTCCCCGCGAGGAATATGAGCAGCTTCGCGACAAGAGGTTGGAGCTCAAGGAAGAAATCGATCATATTGTCCAGGAACTCAAGAACATCCAAAAAGAAGTCGGCGAAAAGCATCAAGAAGTGGATCGTCTCATGTTCCTGGCTCTGGCCCAGGATTTCATAAAGCCTGTTCGAGAGACATACCCAGATGAGAAGGTATCGAAATATCTTGATTCTGTTCTTGAGAACATGGTTGACGAGCTGGACAGCATCAAGGCCCTCGGCGGCCAGGGCCAGCCGGGACCCATACCCGGCATGATGATGCCGGGACCGTCTCCTGAGATTGTCTTTCGTCCGTATCAGGTCAATTTGCTGGTGGACAATTCCGAGACTCAGGGGCCGCCGGTTATCGTGGAGTCCTATCCCACCTATCGCAATCTGTTCGGCAGCATCGAGCGGATTATGAACCACAACGGGGGCTGGCATACGGATTACACCAAGATCACGGCCGGGTCGTTCATCAAGGCCAACGGTGGGTATCTCGTGATCAACCTTATGGATGCGATCATGGAGCCGGGGGTCTGGCAGACCCTCAAGCGGGCCCTCAAGACGGAAAAGATCGAGATTGAGACCTTTGACCCGTATTACTTCATCAGTTCAACCGGTCTCAAACCGGAACCCATTGACATGGCGGTGAAGGTCGTGGTGCTTGGAAGCCCCTATCTCTATGCCATTTTGAAAAATTATGACGAGGATGTTTCCAAGATATTCAAGGTCCGGGCCGATTATGCTTCGAGCATGGACCTCAACGACGACTCCGTGCACCAGGTTGCAAGGCTCATCAAGACGGTCGTTGATCGGGACAAGCTCAAGCCCTTTGACGTGGGCGGCGTGGCGACTGTCATGGAAGAGGCCGTGCGCTGGGCAGGCAGGCAGGAAAAAATATCCACCGCCTTTCCGGCCATGGGTGATCTTTTGAGCGAAGCCGATTATTATGCCGGGCTGGCCAAGTCTGCCATAGTAACCGGAAAGCACGTCAAGGCGGCCATTGAAGCCAAGGTGTATCGTGCCAATCAGGTGGAAGAGCGCATCCAGGAAATGATCGACCGGGGTAGTCTGTTCGTGGACACGGATGGCGAGGCGGTGGGCCAGGTCAATGGCCTGGCTGTGTATTCCTTGGGTGATTACATGTTCGGCAAACCTACCCGTATCACCGCAGTTACCTCGATCGGCAAGGATGGCATTATCAACATCGAGCGTGAGGCCGACATGTCCGGTCCCAGTCACAACAAGGGTATGCTCATTCTTTCTGGTTTCTTACGCAGTCGTTTTGCCCAGGATAAACCCATGTCCCTGGCAGCCAGCATTGCCTTTGAACAGTCCTATGGCGGCATAGATGGCGATTCTGCTTCGTCCACGGAGCTGTATGCCTTGTTGTCGAGTCTGTCCGAGGTCCCCATTCGGCAATATATAGCCGTGACCGGTTCCGTGAATCAGTATGGCGAGGTGCAGCCCATCGGCGGTGTGAACCAGAAGATCGAAGGGTTTTATTTGTGCTGCAAGAATGCCGGACTGAACGGAAAGCAGGGGGTCATGATTCCGCACCCCAATGTCAAGGATTTGATGTTGCGCGATGAGGTTGTCGAGGCGGTCAAGGCCGGGAAGTTCCATGTATGGTCCGTCAGGACCATTGACGAGGGGATCGAGATTCTCACCGGGGTCAAGGCGGGGAGCAGGAAAAAGAGCGGTTCCTATCCCGCCAATACCATCAATAGATTGGTGGACGATAAGCTCAAACT
- a CDS encoding Hsp20/alpha crystallin family protein: MANLKRWSRGEIIRMRSEVDRLFDDLCADFDLPVMVCRMAGDLELYEEGNVLVVRLELGNMSPDDVLVSVSDTRLTVSAKSVGSRIGRSRLRTFRRELRLPCVVRRDEVLAEFEDGILVIRLPKSTTQLGQNIEIAKK, from the coding sequence ATGGCTAATTTGAAACGCTGGAGTCGTGGTGAGATCATACGCATGCGCAGTGAAGTAGACCGGCTTTTTGATGATTTGTGTGCAGACTTCGATCTGCCGGTCATGGTTTGCCGTATGGCGGGGGATCTTGAGCTTTATGAGGAGGGAAATGTTCTGGTGGTGCGGCTGGAACTGGGCAACATGAGCCCGGATGATGTCCTTGTTTCAGTTTCGGACACACGCCTGACCGTTTCTGCCAAGTCCGTTGGATCACGGATTGGACGCAGCCGGTTGCGGACCTTCAGGAGGGAACTGCGGTTGCCGTGTGTCGTCAGAAGAGATGAGGTCTTGGCCGAATTTGAAGATGGAATTTTGGTGATCAGACTGCCCAAGAGCACTACTCAACTTGGGCAAAACATCGAGATCGCAAAGAAATAG